From Sediminibacterium sp. TEGAF015, a single genomic window includes:
- a CDS encoding PorP/SprF family type IX secretion system membrane protein codes for MRQKGFLFLVGLGLALVASAQQRPYYTQYIMNNFMINPAVAGIENYWDVKASHRMQWVGLQDAPVTTYLSMHGPLKKDPYGSASATGFRANGMNPRGEAYWRDYQAAPAHHGVGFTILNDKTGPLNRFAAYGTYSYHIGLSPTTNLSAGVSAGITNMSLDAAKLNFGNTTVDPAVASSGVINRIKPDISAGLWLYSKDYFIGLAAQQIIPQNIAFSDNTVSLTKGKLVPHLFLSAGYRIPVSEDFTLLPSALIRYISPLPLGFDINAKLQYQDLLWAGTSYRYKDGFAAMVGINISNTFNIGYSYDIQTSRLNTISKGTHEILFGFLLGNRFGDWCPTKLW; via the coding sequence ATGAGGCAAAAGGGATTTCTTTTTTTAGTGGGATTAGGATTGGCGCTGGTGGCGAGCGCTCAGCAACGCCCTTATTACACCCAGTATATCATGAATAACTTCATGATTAATCCAGCTGTGGCCGGTATTGAAAATTATTGGGATGTTAAAGCCAGTCATCGTATGCAATGGGTGGGGTTACAGGATGCACCGGTAACCACGTATCTTTCCATGCACGGTCCTCTGAAAAAAGATCCTTACGGATCCGCTTCTGCTACTGGTTTTCGGGCTAATGGTATGAACCCAAGGGGGGAAGCTTACTGGAGAGATTACCAAGCAGCGCCAGCACATCATGGAGTAGGTTTTACCATCCTAAATGATAAAACAGGACCACTGAATCGTTTTGCTGCGTATGGAACCTATAGTTATCATATTGGCTTGTCTCCAACAACCAATTTATCTGCAGGTGTTTCGGCAGGAATTACCAATATGAGTCTGGATGCTGCTAAACTAAATTTTGGGAATACAACCGTTGATCCAGCTGTGGCTTCCAGTGGGGTAATTAATCGCATTAAACCGGATATCAGTGCAGGACTTTGGTTGTATTCCAAGGATTATTTTATAGGTTTAGCAGCGCAGCAAATTATTCCTCAGAATATTGCATTCTCCGATAATACGGTTTCCCTAACCAAAGGGAAACTGGTACCGCATTTATTTTTGAGTGCAGGATATAGAATTCCTGTATCAGAAGATTTTACTTTACTGCCATCCGCTTTAATCAGATACATAAGTCCTTTGCCTTTAGGGTTTGATATCAATGCCAAGTTACAATACCAGGATCTTCTATGGGCGGGTACTTCCTATCGTTATAAAGATGGATTCGCTGCTATGGTGGGAATTAATATCAGCAATACTTTTAACATTGGTTACTCTTATGATATTCAGACTTCCCGTTTGAATACCATAAGCAAAGGTACACACGAAATACTCTTTGGATTTTTATTGGGCAATCGTTTTGGCGACTGGTGTCCCACTAAACTTTGGTAG
- a CDS encoding GNAT family N-acetyltransferase, with translation MDAINIRPIQPSDNAAIAHIIRTALTEFGANKPGTVFYDDTTDHLFELFTSTPKSGYFIAEKDGVIVGGAGYFPTEGLPASTCELVKMYLNATVRGMGLGRKMIDYVLAAAKEAGYEEVYLETMPELNKAVKVYEQFGFHYLQGPMGNSGHNGCDIWMLRKL, from the coding sequence ATGGATGCAATCAATATTAGACCCATACAGCCATCGGACAATGCAGCTATTGCCCATATTATTCGTACTGCATTAACTGAGTTTGGAGCCAACAAACCCGGAACTGTTTTTTATGATGATACCACAGATCATCTTTTTGAATTATTTACTTCTACTCCTAAAAGCGGGTATTTCATTGCAGAAAAAGACGGGGTGATTGTTGGAGGTGCGGGCTACTTCCCTACTGAGGGACTACCAGCATCCACCTGTGAACTGGTCAAAATGTATTTGAATGCAACTGTGCGTGGCATGGGCCTGGGAAGAAAAATGATTGATTATGTATTAGCGGCCGCAAAAGAAGCAGGATATGAAGAAGTATACCTGGAAACCATGCCAGAGTTGAACAAGGCAGTAAAAGTATACGAGCAATTTGGCTTCCACTATTTACAAGGCCCCATGGGAAATTCAGGACATAACGGTTGTGATATTTGGATGCTTAGAAAATTATAA
- the pgi gene encoding glucose-6-phosphate isomerase codes for MLPRINPTSTQAWFLLKKHYDDEMSRKHMKDLFAADPERFQHFSLCLDQLVFDFSKNIINPKTMQLLFQLAEECQLSDAIRDQFAGIKINETENRSVLHTALRNFSDTPILVDGKDIMPKIKKVQQQMAAFCEQIHNKTWKGYTGKAIKYIVNIGIGGSDLGPVMVTEALKPYWVEGIHSYFVSNVDGTHIVETLKKVNPEETLFLVASKTFTTQETMTNAFTARNWFLEHAKDEAYIAKHFVALSTNEKAVTAFGIDKNNMFEFWDWVGGRYSLWSAIGLSIALTIGYNHFETLLKGAHRADEHFKTEKFQQNIPVIMALLGIWYTNFFGAQSEAILPYDQYMHRFAAYFQQGNMESNGKSTDRNGNPVNYATGPIIWGEPGTNGQHAFYQLIHQGTPLIPCDFIAPAISHNPIGDHHVKLLSNFFAQTEALMNGKSENEVKVELMKADKKDEDIKKLSPFKVFAGNKPTNSILVKQIDPSTLGMLIALYEHKIFVQGVIWNIFSYDQWGVELGKELANKILPELTSDETVSSHDSSTNGLINSFKNFRKNQEA; via the coding sequence ATGCTACCAAGAATTAATCCTACGAGTACACAAGCCTGGTTTTTATTAAAGAAGCATTACGACGATGAGATGAGCAGAAAGCATATGAAAGATCTTTTTGCTGCAGATCCAGAAAGGTTTCAACACTTTTCCCTTTGTTTAGACCAATTGGTTTTTGACTTTTCTAAAAATATCATCAATCCCAAAACGATGCAATTGCTGTTTCAATTGGCAGAAGAATGTCAGTTGAGCGATGCAATAAGAGATCAGTTTGCTGGTATAAAAATTAATGAGACCGAAAACCGATCTGTATTGCATACAGCATTACGCAATTTTTCGGACACCCCTATTTTGGTGGATGGCAAAGACATCATGCCCAAAATAAAAAAAGTACAGCAGCAAATGGCTGCTTTTTGTGAACAGATCCATAATAAAACCTGGAAAGGATACACGGGCAAAGCCATCAAATACATAGTAAACATTGGTATTGGCGGAAGCGATTTAGGTCCTGTAATGGTGACAGAAGCCTTGAAACCTTACTGGGTTGAAGGCATCCACTCCTATTTTGTAAGTAATGTGGATGGTACCCATATTGTTGAGACTTTAAAAAAAGTAAACCCTGAAGAAACCCTTTTCCTGGTTGCCTCTAAAACTTTCACAACTCAAGAAACCATGACCAATGCCTTTACGGCCAGAAACTGGTTTCTCGAGCACGCAAAGGACGAAGCTTATATTGCCAAACATTTTGTGGCATTAAGTACCAATGAAAAAGCGGTCACAGCTTTTGGAATTGACAAGAACAATATGTTCGAGTTTTGGGACTGGGTGGGTGGAAGATATTCTTTATGGAGCGCTATAGGTTTATCTATAGCCTTAACTATTGGATACAATCATTTTGAAACTTTGTTAAAAGGTGCTCATAGAGCAGACGAGCATTTCAAAACAGAGAAATTTCAGCAGAATATTCCGGTAATCATGGCATTGCTGGGTATCTGGTATACGAATTTCTTTGGCGCACAAAGTGAAGCCATTTTACCTTACGATCAGTACATGCATCGTTTTGCGGCCTATTTTCAGCAAGGAAATATGGAAAGCAATGGAAAGAGTACAGATCGTAACGGGAATCCCGTGAATTATGCTACAGGTCCTATTATATGGGGTGAACCCGGCACCAATGGACAACATGCTTTTTATCAATTAATTCATCAGGGCACTCCATTAATCCCCTGCGATTTTATTGCACCTGCTATTTCTCATAACCCTATTGGGGACCATCATGTAAAACTATTATCCAACTTCTTTGCACAGACAGAAGCCTTAATGAATGGCAAGTCTGAAAACGAAGTGAAAGTAGAATTGATGAAAGCAGATAAAAAAGACGAGGATATAAAAAAACTCAGTCCATTTAAAGTATTTGCTGGAAACAAACCCACTAACTCTATTCTGGTAAAGCAGATTGATCCATCTACACTAGGAATGCTGATTGCCTTATACGAGCACAAAATATTTGTACAAGGAGTTATCTGGAATATTTTCAGCTATGATCAATGGGGGGTAGAATTAGGTAAAGAATTAGCAAATAAAATTTTACCCGAACTAACCAGTGACGAAACGGTTAGCAGTCATGATTCCTCAACCAATGGTTTGATTAATAGCTTTAAGAATTTCAGAAAAAATCAGGAGGCTTAA
- a CDS encoding threonine aldolase family protein has protein sequence MIDFRSDTVTRPTAAMLKAMQEAVVGDDVFGEDPTINELERLCADMFTMEAGLFCPSGTMTNQIAIKCHTQPGDEVICEALSHVYLYEGGGIASNSGASVQLIPGNFGRITAAQVAASINNKEDVHRPLSRLVSLENTANRGGGTCYNFDDIQLIKEVCINNNLSLHLDGARVFNAIVAKKEKPEQYGRVFDSVSVCLSKGLGAPVGSVLLGNRDFIKKARRIRKAMGGGMRQAGYLAAGALYALKHHVERLEQDHHHAALLVDALQKKDFVGMIPPVETNIILFEVKGRFTPKSLVEVLASKGILAIAMSPTQVRIVTHLDISESMVKQTIREIESL, from the coding sequence ATGATTGATTTCAGATCGGATACGGTTACTAGGCCTACAGCTGCAATGTTGAAAGCCATGCAAGAAGCCGTTGTGGGCGACGATGTATTTGGAGAAGACCCTACTATCAATGAATTGGAGCGTTTATGCGCAGACATGTTTACTATGGAAGCTGGCTTGTTCTGCCCCAGCGGTACTATGACCAATCAGATTGCCATTAAATGCCATACACAGCCGGGAGATGAAGTTATCTGCGAAGCCCTCTCCCATGTTTACCTGTATGAGGGAGGTGGAATTGCCTCTAATTCTGGGGCATCAGTGCAACTAATTCCTGGCAATTTCGGGAGGATTACAGCCGCTCAGGTAGCAGCATCCATCAACAATAAGGAAGACGTACACCGTCCGTTAAGCCGTTTGGTTAGTTTGGAAAACACAGCCAACAGAGGCGGTGGAACTTGCTACAATTTCGATGATATTCAATTAATTAAAGAGGTTTGCATCAATAATAATTTAAGTCTGCATTTAGATGGTGCCCGCGTTTTTAATGCCATTGTTGCCAAAAAAGAAAAGCCTGAACAATATGGCCGGGTATTCGATTCTGTTTCTGTTTGCCTAAGTAAAGGTTTGGGGGCACCCGTTGGCAGTGTTTTATTAGGTAATCGTGATTTCATTAAAAAAGCCCGCAGAATCAGAAAAGCCATGGGTGGAGGCATGCGTCAGGCAGGTTATTTAGCAGCTGGTGCATTATATGCACTGAAGCACCATGTAGAACGCCTGGAACAGGACCATCATCATGCCGCTTTACTTGTAGATGCCTTGCAGAAAAAAGATTTTGTGGGCATGATTCCTCCAGTGGAAACAAATATTATCTTATTTGAAGTAAAGGGCAGATTTACCCCTAAATCACTAGTAGAAGTATTGGCTTCAAAAGGAATTTTAGCCATTGCCATGAGTCCTACACAGGTAAGAATTGTTACCCATTTAGACATTTCCGAAAGCATGGTAAAGCAAACAATTAGGGAGATTGAATCCCTTTAA
- a CDS encoding sigma-70 family RNA polymerase sigma factor, producing the protein MRQLKIATQITNRDSQAVEKYLQEISKIPMINPEEETTLAQKIKMGDQRALDKLVQANLRFVVSVAKQYQHQGLSLSDLINEGNLGLIKAAQRFDETKGFKFISYAVWWIRQSILQALAEQGRLVRLPQNKIGTYNKANKAYMAFEQEHEREPSTEELAEILEMSETEINNIFQSNTRHTSLDAPVHEAEDVAMGDLLEGSDDTDEDVMKDSLREEIRRVLKSLSPREAEIVNAYFGLDGENGVTIEQIGMKYDLTKERIRQIKERAIKRLQKARYSNALKAYLG; encoded by the coding sequence ATGAGGCAACTCAAGATCGCAACCCAGATTACCAACAGAGATTCGCAAGCAGTAGAGAAGTATTTACAAGAGATTTCAAAAATTCCAATGATCAACCCCGAAGAGGAAACTACTTTGGCGCAGAAAATTAAAATGGGAGATCAGAGAGCGTTGGATAAATTGGTGCAAGCCAACTTACGTTTCGTTGTATCCGTTGCTAAGCAATACCAGCACCAAGGTTTGTCTTTAAGTGATTTGATCAATGAAGGAAACTTAGGTTTGATTAAAGCCGCGCAAAGATTTGATGAAACCAAAGGTTTCAAATTCATCTCTTATGCGGTATGGTGGATTCGTCAGTCAATCCTACAGGCTTTGGCAGAACAAGGTCGTTTAGTGCGTTTACCTCAGAATAAGATTGGTACCTACAACAAAGCCAATAAAGCTTATATGGCTTTTGAGCAAGAACACGAGCGCGAACCTTCTACTGAAGAACTGGCTGAGATTCTTGAAATGAGCGAAACTGAAATCAATAATATTTTCCAGAGCAATACCCGTCACACTTCATTGGATGCACCTGTTCATGAAGCAGAAGATGTTGCTATGGGTGATTTGCTGGAAGGTTCGGATGATACTGACGAAGACGTTATGAAAGATTCATTGCGTGAAGAAATTCGTCGTGTGTTAAAATCATTAAGTCCAAGAGAAGCAGAAATTGTTAATGCTTATTTTGGTCTGGATGGTGAAAATGGAGTAACCATTGAACAAATCGGAATGAAGTACGATTTAACAAAAGAAAGAATCAGACAAATTAAGGAACGTGCAATCAAGCGCTTACAAAAAGCGAGATACAGCAACGCCTTAAAAGCATATTTGGGTTAA